In Aedes albopictus strain Foshan chromosome 3, AalbF5, whole genome shotgun sequence, the following are encoded in one genomic region:
- the LOC109410474 gene encoding uncharacterized protein LOC109410474: protein MDEPDRAKFDVAKKLGYHIGDIRQQYRAYWTSTDPTEQQIGLAVYFIDTFLFRVGNERNDSPDTVGCCSLRFKHFDLKKNVIKFDFRSKGNQPYRNEKEIDPGAFEVLEKLNKNNSDPSAKLFDLIKPRKINGWLKKIDKDFTTKVFRTLRATDLMEQMINKKREKISKTRGEFATDDIVDMFEESCLEVAKLCNHLKKDKKIERKIRKTEQLIKSPATHQFFEKLIERDNKNEEAKLQTLKAEAERKKPSAITTLVFYIDPRIVVAWCKKHGIELNRIYSRSQLKKIKWAIEDIDSSSQPGSSSGQTSQCSGTTATGTESTSESD from the coding sequence ATGGATGAACCGGATCGCGCAAAGTTTGACGTTGCGAAGAAGCTCGGATACCACATCGGCGACATTCGCCAACAATATCGTGCatattggacatcaaccgaccCAACTGAGCAGCAGATAGGATTAGCCGTGTACTTTATTGATACGTTCCTGTTTAGAGTGGGAAATGAGAGAAATGATTCCCCGGACACCGTTGGGTGCTGTTCACTGCGCTTTAAGCATTTCGATCTAAAGAAGAATGTTATCAAGTTCGACTTTCGAAGTAAGGGGAACCAACCCTATAGAAACGAGAAGGAAATCGATCCGGGGGCGTTTGAAGTGTTGGAGAAACTGAACAAGAATAACTCCGACCCCTCGGCTAAACTATTTGACTTGATAAAGCCCAGAAAGATCAACGGTTGGCTAAAAAAGATTGATAAAGATTTCACAACCAAAGTGTTCCGAACCCTCAGGGCAACGGATTTGATGGAGCAAATGATCaacaaaaaaagagaaaaaatcagcaaaacaaGAGGAGAATTCGCCACGGACGATATAGTGGATATGTTCGAGGAGTCTTGCCTAGAGGTGGCCAAACTGTGCAACCATCTGAAAAAGgataaaaaaatagaaagaaaaatTCGTAAGACTGAGCAATTAATAAAAAGCCCTGCTACCcatcaattttttgaaaagttaattgAAAGGGATAATAAAAACGAAGAAGCCAAATTACAAACTCTAAAAGCTGAAGCAGAAAGGAAAAAACCATCAGCCATCACCACTTTGGTATTTTACATCGATCCACGCATCGTCGTGGCGTGGTGCAAGAAACATGGCATTGAATTAAACCGGATCTACTCGCGAAGTCAGCTGAAGAAGATTAAGTGGGCTATTGAAGATATCGACAGCAGCAGCCAACCCGGTTCCAGTAGTGGTCAGACAAGCCAATGTTCGGGAACCACTGCGACCGGCACTGAGAGCACCAGTGAAAGTGATTAA